A DNA window from Impatiens glandulifera chromosome 7, dImpGla2.1, whole genome shotgun sequence contains the following coding sequences:
- the LOC124910449 gene encoding 7-deoxyloganetin glucosyltransferase-like → MSSQMNMSENPILAHAVCIPFPAQGHINPMMKLAKLLHGRGFYITFVNSEFNHRRLLKSRGPHSLDGLKTFRFETIPDGLPESDENATQDITSLCKSTTNTCLAPFKHLISKIRDSGAPPVTCIISDGVMSFTLDAAEELGIPQVLFWTTSAVGFMGYLHYTNFMENGYTPFKDESYFGNGYLDTAIDWIPGMEGMRLKDFPSFFRTKDPNDFMLHFAISVTNKAKRSSAIVFNTFNELEADVIRSLCNILPPPIYTIGPLHLLMNELEHDEGLNALGSNLWKEETECLDWLDSKQPGSVVYVNFGSITVMTAHHLIEFAWGLANTQKPFLWIIRPDILAGDTAILPAEFLEETKERSMMVSWCPQEKVLAHQAIGVFLTHGGWNSTIESISVGVPMICWPFFAEQPTNCWFCCEKWGIAKEIDSDVKRADVEGLVRGLMDGEEEGKKMKDKAIEWKKKAEEAVGTGGSSQENLDKLINQVLLLPSRNS, encoded by the exons ATGAGCTCCCAAATGAACATGTCTGAGAATCCGATATTGGCGCATGCAGTGTGCATACCATTCCCAGCTCAAGGCCACATAAACCCTATGATGAAGCTGGCCAAGCTCCTCCACGGTCGAGGGTTCTACATAACCTTCGTCAACTCCGAGTTCAACCACCGCCGCCTCCTCAAATCTCGTGGCCCTCATTCCCTTGACGGTCTCAAAACCTTTCGATTCGAAACGATCCCTGATGGCTTGCCAGAGTCTGACGAGAATGCCACTCAGGATATCACATCTTTATGTAAATCAACCACCAATACCTGTTTGGCCCCGTTTAAACATCTGATTTCCAAAATCAGAGACAGTGGAGCTCCCCCGGTGACGTGTATAATCTCAGACGGGGTGATGAGCTTCACTCTCGACGCGGCCGAGGAATTGGGCATTCCTCAGGTCCTTTTCTGGACGACCAGCGCTGTCGGATTTATGGGTTATCTTCATTATACAAATTTCATGGAAAACGGCTATACACCCTTCAAAg ATGAGAGTTATTTTGGAAATGGTTATCTGGATACGGCAATAGACTGGATCCCTGGAATGGAAGGCATGCGGTTGAAAGACTTCCCCAGCTTCTTTCGAACAAAAGATCCGAATGATTTCATGCTTCATTTCGCCATTAGCGTAACGAACAAAGCAAAACGATCCTCCGCCATTGTTTTCAACACCTTCAACGAACTCGAGGCCGACGTGATTCGCTCTCTCTGTAACATCCTCCCACCGCCAATCTACACCATCGGCCCTCTCCACCTCCTCATGAACGAGCTCGAACACGACGAAGGTCTCAACGCTCTGGGTTCCAATCTTTGGAAAGAAGAAACAGAGTGTCTCGATTGGCTTGACTCCAAACAACCCGGTTCAGTCGTCTACGTTAACTTTGGAAGCATAACCGTGATGACGGCTCATCACTTAATTGAGTTCGCATGGGGATTGGCCAATACCCAGAAACCGTTTCTTTGGATCATAAGACCCGACATCCTGGCCGGAGATACGGCAATCTTGCCGGCGGAGTTCTTGGAGGAGACTAAGGAAAGATCTATGATGGTGAGCTGGTGCCCGCAAGAAAAGGTATTGGCCCATCAAGCAATTGGGGTTTTTTTGACCCACGGTGGATGGAATTCCACAATTGAGAGTATTTCCGTCGGAGTTCCGATGATATGCTGGCCGTTTTTTGCAGAGCAGCCTACGAATTGCTGGTTCTGTTGTGAGAAATGGGGGATAGCGAAGGAGATCGACAGCGATGTGAAGAGGGCAGATGTGGAAGGATTGGTTAGAGGATTGAtggatggagaagaagaaggaaagaaGATGAAAGATAAGGCAATTGAGTGGAAGAAGAAGGCGGAGGAGGCCGTTGGGACCGGCGGATCTTCACAGGAAAATCTAGATAAGTTGATTAACCAAGTGCTTCTTCTCCCTTCAAGaaattcttaa
- the LOC124910039 gene encoding 7-deoxyloganetin glucosyltransferase-like, translated as MKKIAQAEFCQNCWVESMHSRLLLSSNKGEFLNEKFLEEYLISREKRKGHIYHLTMSNNPILGHAVCIPYPAQGHINPMLKLAKILHARGFYITFVNTEFNHRRLLKSRGPNSLDGLSTFRFETIPDGLPETDNIDATQDIPSISKSTTNTCLGPFKDLLSRLTAPPVTCIVSDGAMSFTVDAAEELSLPEIIFWTTSASGLLGYLQYYKLRNKGYTPFKDESYIGNGYLNTALIEDIPAGMEGIRLKDFPSFIRTTDPNDFMFSFIVKETNRAKRASAIVLNTFDKLEYDVLQSISNILPPPIYTIGPLHLCKNDEALSSLDSNLWKEETECLDWLETKQPNSVVYVNFGSITVMTAHHLIEFAWGLANTQKPFLWIIRPDIVAGDEAILPAEFLEETKERGIMASWCPQEKVLAHQGIGAFLTHSGWNSTIESISYGVPMICWPFFAEQPTNCWYCCEKWGIAKEMDCDVKRENVEGLVRGLMDGEEGKKMKDKTMEWKKMAEEAVGDGGSSYGNLDKLIQQVLLPSRDY; from the exons atgaagaaaattgCTCAGGCCGAGTTTTGTCAGAATTGTTGGGTTGAGTCTATGCATTCAAGGCTGTTATTGAGCAGCAACAAGGGAGAGTTCTTGAATGAGAAGTTTCTTGAGGAG TACCTAATATCAAGAGAAAAAAGAAAGGGTCACATATACCATTTAACCATGTCCAATAATCCGATATTGGGGCATGCTGTCTGCATACCATACCCAGCTCAAGGTCACATAAACCCTATGTTGAAGCTGGCCAAGATCCTCCACGCTCGAGGCTTCTACATCACCTTCGTCAACACCGAGTTCAACCACCGCCGCCTCCTCAAATCTCGGGGACCGAATTCCCTCGACGGTCTCAGCACTTTTCGATTCGAGACTATCCCTGATGGATTGCCTGAGACCGACAATATCGATGCCACTCAGGATATTCCTTCTATCAGTAAATCAACCACGAATACATGTTTGGGTCCATTTAAAGATTTGCTCTCAAGGCTCACTGCTCCGCCGGTGACGTGTATAGTCTCAGACGGTGCCATGAGCTTTACTGTCGATGCGGCGGAGGAGTTGAGCCTTCCCGAGATCATTTTCTGGACGACTAGTGCATCCGGATTATTGGGTTACCTTCAATATTACAAATTGAGGAACAAGGGCTATACTCCCTTCAAAG ATGAGAGTTATATTGGAAATGGTTATTTGAATACGGCATTAATCGAGGATATCCCTGCTGGAATGGAAGGCATTCGATTGAAAGACTTTCCCAGCTTCATCCGAACTACAGATCCAAATGACTTCATGTTCAGCTTCATCGTTAAAGAAACAAACAGAGCAAAACGAGCCTCAGCCATTGTTCTCAACACCTTCGACAAACTCGAGTACGACGTGCTTCAATCTATCTCGAACATCCTCCCACCGCCGATATACACCATCGGCCCTCTCCATCTCTGCAAAAATGACGAAGCTCTCAGTTCTCTGGATTCCAATCTATGGAAAGAGGAAACAGAGTGCCTAGATTGGCTTGAAACCAAACAACCCAATTCAGTCGTCTACGTTAACTTTGGAAGCATAACCGTGATGACTGCCCATCACTTAATTGAGTTCGCATGGGGATTGGCTAATACCCAGAAACCGTTTCTTTGGATCATAAGACCCGACATCGTGGCCGGAGATGAAGCAATCTTGCCGGCGGAGTTCTTAGAGGAGACTAAGGAAAGAGGTATAATGGCGAGTTGGTGCCCGCAGGAAAAGGTATTGGCTCATCAAGGGATTGGGGCTTTTCTGACCCACAGCGGATGGAATTCGACTATTGAGAGTATTTCTTATGGAGTCCCGATGATATGCTGGCCTTTTTTCGCAGAGCAACCTACGAATTGTTGGTATTGCTGTGAGAAATGGGGGATAGCGAAGGAGATGGACTGCGATGTGAAGAGGGAAAATGTGGAGGGATTGGTTAGAGGATTGATGGATGGAGAAGAAGGAAAGAAGATGAAAGATAAAACAATGGAGTGGAAGAAGATGGCGGAGGAAGCCGTTGGGGATGGCGGTTCTTCATATGGAAATCTTGACAAGCTGATTCAACAAGTGCTTCTCCCTTCAAGagattattag